The following proteins are encoded in a genomic region of Dermatophagoides farinae isolate YC_2012a chromosome 8, ASM2471394v1, whole genome shotgun sequence:
- the LOC124495432 gene encoding uncharacterized protein LOC124495432 — translation MFLLFHITIGLIVIKFIMIGGDNSPDIKTNNNGLCNSSNDHHARNPRVKLNIMAVGLTRHHVIVITESFDVYEVARNQLKTSIDNLYLNAKPIPLKEKYPTLADYHRFRLIKFDIYNAFIVIDNDGSWLCLTTKPNSPYNGINFNMEKSTIIDGWSFTAQWKEVLISTKEPCHFYAIKRHNNQFQIGTYRCSSSTITKSQQIINENDYRSICYSVDSGDIKKIIIYPDGRDCTNPVDWPILKGFVAGKKFYLFGKDYIYSFDENAYHDPNHNSYPVRKQSYDSFFICPGKIPSPLIAISYLTLAMLTIIIFGFIILIILLAVKSLAIRQRKSSSLSAYNRTVRSMDTGKISLFQQITRIFTRSSDEIQRRSSSSSTTTNNNNRHHYRSSNKRKSQKLSSKTKPQPPHSSTKRKQRSPIDISSSNKY, via the exons atgtttttattgtttcacATTACCATCGGTTTAATtgtaatcaaattcatcatgattggTGGTGATAATTCACCAgacatcaaaacaaacaat aaTGGATTATGCAACTCTagtaatgatcatcatgctAGGAATCCACGCGTTAAATTAAATATAATGGCTGTTGGATTAACACGTCATCATGTGATTGTTATAACAGAATCATTCGATGTATATGAAGTTGCAcgtaatcaattgaaaacatcTATCGATAATTTATATCTAAATGCTAAACCAATACCATTGAAGGAAAAATATCCAACATTGGCCgattatcatcgatttcgtttaattaaatttgataTTTATAATGCATTTATTgttatcgataatgatggtagCTGGTTATGTTTAACAACCAAACCAAATTCACCATATAATGGTATTAATTTTAATAtggaaaaatcaacaataatcgaTGGCTGGTCATTTACGGCTCAATGGAAAGAAGTGTTAATATCAACAAAAGAACCATGTCATTTTTATGCTATAAAAcgtcataataatcaatttcaaattggtACCTAtagatgttcatcatcaacaataaccaaaagtcaacaaataattaatgaaaatgattatcgTTCCATTTGTTATTCAGTGGATTCGGgtgatataaaaaaaattatcatctatCCGGATGGTCGTGATTGTACGAATCCGGTTGATTGGCCAATTTTGAAAGGTTTTGTTGCCGGTAAAAAATTCTATCTTTTTGGTAAAGattacatttattcatttgatgaaaatgctTATCATGATCCTAATCATAATTCATATCCGGTACGAAAACAAAgttatgattcattttttatatgtCCAGGAAAAATTCCATCACCATTGATTGCAATCAGTTATTTAACATTGGCAATGTTGACCATTATAATCTTTGGATTCATTATattaattatattattagCAGTGAAAAGTTTGGCCATTCGTCaacgaaaatcatcatcattatcagcatATAATCGTACAGTACGATCAATGGATACTGGtaaaatatcattatttcaacaaataaCACGTATTTTTACACGTAGTAGTGACGAAATTCAacgacgatcatcatcatcatcaacaacaacaaataataataatcgccATCATTATCGTAGTAGCAACAAACGTAAAAgtcaaaaattatcatcaaaaacaaaaccacaGCCACctcattcatcaacaaaaagaaaacaacgTTCACCAATcgatatatcatcatctaataaatattga